A single window of Salvelinus namaycush isolate Seneca chromosome 11, SaNama_1.0, whole genome shotgun sequence DNA harbors:
- the LOC120055805 gene encoding regulator of nonsense transcripts 1-like isoform X1, with amino-acid sequence MSVEAYGPSSQTLTFLDTEEADLLGADTQGSEYEFTDFTLPSQTQTGQTQSQLDNQVNGPDGVLQNGEDSVVKASQLLAELNFEEDEEDTYYTKDLPVHACSYCGIHDPACVVYCNTSKKWFCNGRGNTSGSHIVNHLVRAKSKEVTLHKDGPLGETVLECYNCGCRNVFLLGFIPAKADSVVVLLCRQPCASQSSLKDINWDSSQWQPLIQDRCFLSWLVKIPSEQEQLRARQITAQQINKLEELWKENPTATLEDLEKPGVDEEPQHVLLRYEDAYQYQNIFGPLVKLEADYDKKLKESQTQDNITVRWDLGLNKKRIAYFSLPKTDSGDMRLMQGDEICLRYKGDLAPLWKGIGHVIKVPDNYGDEIAIELRSSAGAPVEVPHNFQVDFVWKSTSFDRMQSALKTFAVDETSVSGYIYHKLLGHEVEDVVIKCQLPKRFTAQGLPDLNHSQVYAVKTVLQRPLSLIQGPPGTGKTVTSATVVYHLARQGNGPVLVCAPSNIAVDQLTEKIHMSGLKVVRLCAKSREAIDSPVSFLALHNQIRNMDSIPELQKLQQLKDETGELSSSDEKRYRALKRTAERELLTNADVICCTCVGAGDPRLAKMQFRSILIDESTQATEPECMVPVILGAKQLILVGDHCQLGPVVMCKKAAKAGLSQSLFERLVVLGIRPIRLQVQYRMHPALSAFPSNIFYEGSLQNGVTAADRIKKGFDFQWPQPDKPMFFYVTQGQEEIASSGTSYLNRTEASNVEKITTRLLKAGAKPDQIGIITPYEGQRSYLVQYMQFSGSLHTKLYQEVEIASVDAFQGREKDFIILSCVRANEHQGIGFLNDPRRLNVALTRARYGVIIVGNPKALSKQPLWNHLLNYYKEQKVLVEGPLNNLRESLMQFSKPRKLVNAVNPGGRFMSTAMYDAREALIPGSVYDRSSTARTSNMYFQTHDQIGMIGPGPMASLNIPIPFNLVMPPMPPPGYLGQVNGPQAGRGCGMKGKAGGGARGGRQRSRGMASHGGGNGQHGHMSGSQASQDLGSQPFSQGPLTQGYITMSQPSQMSQPGLSQPELSQDSYLGDEFKSQIDVALSQDSTYQGERAYQHGVTGLSQY; translated from the exons ATGAGTGTTGAGGCGTACGGGCCGAGCTCGCAGACTCTCACGTTCCTGGACACCGAGGAAGCAGACTTGCTTGGAGCAGATACCCAGGGTTCGGAATATGAGTTCACAGATTTTACCCTACCGAGCCAGACTCAAACAGGCCAGACTCAGAGTCAGTTGGACAACCAG GTGAATGGGCCTGATGGAGTTCTGCAGAATGGGGAAGACTCTGTTGTAAAAGCAAGTCAACTCCTTGCAGAGTTGAACTTTGAAGAAGACGAGGAGGACACCTATTATACTAAAGACCTCCCAGTCCATGCATGCAG TTACTGTGGCATTCACGATCCGGCATGCGTGGTGTATTGCAACACCAGCAAGAAGTGGTTTTGCAATGGACGCGGCAATACGTCTGGCAG TCACATTGTGAACCACCTGGTCAGAGCAAAGTCCAAGGAGGTGACTCTGCACAAGGACGGTCCTCTGGGGGAGACGGTGCTGGAGTGCTACAACTGTGGCTGTCGCAACGTCTTCCTCCTGGGGTTCATCCCCGCCAAGGCAGACTCTGTGGTGGTATTGCTTTGCAG GCAGCCATGTGCCAGTCAGAGCAGTCTGAAAGACATCAACTGGGACAGCTCCCAGTGGCAGCCGCTGATCCAGGACCGCTGCTTCCTCTCCTGGCTGGTGAAGATCCCCTCGGAGCAGGAGCAGCTTCGGGCCCGCCAGATCACCGCCCAGCAGATCAATAAGCTGGAGGAGCTCTGGAAG GAAAACCCCACGGCCACTCTGGAGGACCTTGAGAAGCCCGGCGTGGACGAGGAGCCTCAGCACGTGCTGCTGCGCTATGAGGATGCCTACCAGTACCAGAACATATTTGGCCCCCTGGTCAAACTGGAGGCCGACTACGATAAGAAACTCAAAGAGTCCCAG ACCCAAGACAATATAACTGTCAGGTGGGACTTGGGACTCAATAAAAAGCGGATTGCTTATTTCAGCCTTCCCAAGACGGACTCAGGTG ACATGCGCCTGATGCAGGGTGATGAGATTTGCCTGAGGTACAAGGGAGATCTTGCCCCACTCTGGAAGGGTATTGGACATGTCATCAAAGTCCCAGACA ACTATGGCGACGAGATAGCCATCGAGCTGAGGAGCAGTGCTGGGGCTCCTGTGGAAGTACCACATAACTTCCAGGTTGACTTTGTGTGGAAGTCCACCTCTTTTGACAG GATGCAGAGCGCCCTGAAGACCTTTGCCGTGGACGAGACCTCTGTGTCCGGGTACATCTACCACAAGCTGCTGGGTCACGAGGTGGAGGATGTGGTCATCAAGTGTCAGCTGCCCAAACGCTTCACCGCCCAGGGCCTGCCTGACCTCAACCACTCACAG GTGTATGCTGTGAAGACCGTGCTGCAGCGTCCTCTCAGTCTCATCCAGGGCCCCCCTGGCACGGGGAAAACGGTCACCTCTGCCACTGTAGTCTACCACCTGGCCAGACAGGGCAACGG gccagTGCTGGTGTGCGCTCCCAGCAACATCGCGGTGGACCAGCTGACTGAGAAGATCCACATGTCGGGCCTGAAGGTGGTGAGGCTCTGTGCCAAGAGCAGAGAGGCCATCGACTCCCCTGTGTCCTTCCTGGCTCTGCACAACCAGATCCGCAACATGGACAG TATACCAGAGCTTCAGAAGCTGCAGCAGCTGAAGGACGAGACTGGGGAGCTGTCCTCCTCTGATGAGAAGCGCTACAGGGCCCTGAAGCGCACCGCCGAGAGGGAACTACTCACG AATGCTGATGTGATCTGCTGTACCTGTGTGGGAGCAGGGGACCCCCGCCTTGCCAAGATGCAGTTCCGCTCCATCCTCATTGATGAGAGCACGCAGGCCACTGAGCCCGAGTGCATGGTGCCTGTCATACTGGGGGCCAAACAG ctGATTCTGGTGGGAGACCACTGCCAGCTGGGTCCAGTAGTGATGTGTAAGAAGGCAGCCAAAGCGGGCCTGTCCCAGTCCCTGTTTGAGCGTCTGGTGGTGCTGGGCATCAGGCCCATCCGTCTGCAGGTGCAGTACCGTATGCACCCAGCCCTCAGCGCCTTCCCCTCCAACATCTTCTACGAGGGCTCCCTGCAGAACGGAGTCACCGCGG CTGACCGCATCAAGAAAGGCTTTGACTTCCAGTGGCCTCAGCCAGACAAACCCATGTTCTTCTATGTGACCCAGGGCCAGGAGGAAATCGCAAGCTCCGGAACCTCCTATCTAAACAG GACTGAGGCTTCCAACGTGGAGAAGATCACCACCAGGCTGCTCAAGGCCGGGGCCAAGCCTGACCAGATAGGCATCATCACCCCCTACGAGGGCCAGAGGTCCTACCTGGTGCAGTACATGCAGTTCAGTGGCTCTCTCCACACCAAGCTCTACCAG GAGGTGGAGATAGCCAGTGTCGATGCCTTCCAGGGCAGAGAGAAGGACTTCATCATCCTGTCCTGTGTCAGAGCCAACGAGCACCAGGGCATCGGCTTCCTCAACGACCCACGACGTCTCAACGTGGCTCTCACCAGGGCCAG GTATGGGGTTATCATCGTGGGCAACCCCAAGGCCCTGTCCAAGCAGCCTCTGTGGAACCACCTGCTCAACTACTACAAGGAGCAGAAGGTTCTGGTGGAGGGACCCCTCAACAACCTGAGGGAGAGCCTCATGCAGTTCAGCAAGCCTCGCAAGCTGGTCAACGCCGTCAACCCT GGGGGCCGTTTCATGAGCACAGCCATGTATGATGCCAGGGAAGCTCTTATTCCTGGATCTGTGTATGACCGCAGCAGCACTG CACGTACATCCAACATGTACTTCCAGACCCACGACCAGATTGGCATGATTGGCCCAGGCCCCATGGCCTCTTTGAACATCCCCATCCCCTTCAACCTGGTCATGCCCCCCATGCCCCCGCCAGGCTACCTGGGCCAGGTCAACGGCCCCCAAGCAGGCCGTGGCTGCGGTATGAAGGGTAAGGCGGGCGGAGGGGCACGAGGCGGGCGCCAGAGGAGCCGTGGTATGGCGAGCCATGGCGGGGGCAACGGGCAGCACGGCCACATGAGTGGCAGCCAGGCCAGCCAGGACCTGGgctcccagcccttctcccaggGACCCCTGACCCAGGGCTACATCACCATGAGCCAGCCCTCCCAGATGAGCCAGCCTGGCCTGTCCCAACCTGAACTCTCCCAG gACAGCTACCTTGGCGATGAGTTCAAGTCCCAGATTGACGTGGCCCTctcccaagactccacctaccaggGTGAACGAGCCTATCAACATGGTGTGACTGGACTGTCCCAGTACTAG
- the LOC120055805 gene encoding regulator of nonsense transcripts 1-like isoform X2, which yields MSVEAYGPSSQTLTFLDTEEADLLGADTQGSEYEFTDFTLPSQTQTGQTQSQLDNQVNGPDGVLQNGEDSVVKASQLLAELNFEEDEEDTYYTKDLPVHACSYCGIHDPACVVYCNTSKKWFCNGRGNTSGSHIVNHLVRAKSKEVTLHKDGPLGETVLECYNCGCRNVFLLGFIPAKADSVVVLLCRQPCASQSSLKDINWDSSQWQPLIQDRCFLSWLVKIPSEQEQLRARQITAQQINKLEELWKENPTATLEDLEKPGVDEEPQHVLLRYEDAYQYQNIFGPLVKLEADYDKKLKESQTQDNITVRWDLGLNKKRIAYFSLPKTDSDMRLMQGDEICLRYKGDLAPLWKGIGHVIKVPDNYGDEIAIELRSSAGAPVEVPHNFQVDFVWKSTSFDRMQSALKTFAVDETSVSGYIYHKLLGHEVEDVVIKCQLPKRFTAQGLPDLNHSQVYAVKTVLQRPLSLIQGPPGTGKTVTSATVVYHLARQGNGPVLVCAPSNIAVDQLTEKIHMSGLKVVRLCAKSREAIDSPVSFLALHNQIRNMDSIPELQKLQQLKDETGELSSSDEKRYRALKRTAERELLTNADVICCTCVGAGDPRLAKMQFRSILIDESTQATEPECMVPVILGAKQLILVGDHCQLGPVVMCKKAAKAGLSQSLFERLVVLGIRPIRLQVQYRMHPALSAFPSNIFYEGSLQNGVTAADRIKKGFDFQWPQPDKPMFFYVTQGQEEIASSGTSYLNRTEASNVEKITTRLLKAGAKPDQIGIITPYEGQRSYLVQYMQFSGSLHTKLYQEVEIASVDAFQGREKDFIILSCVRANEHQGIGFLNDPRRLNVALTRARYGVIIVGNPKALSKQPLWNHLLNYYKEQKVLVEGPLNNLRESLMQFSKPRKLVNAVNPGGRFMSTAMYDAREALIPGSVYDRSSTARTSNMYFQTHDQIGMIGPGPMASLNIPIPFNLVMPPMPPPGYLGQVNGPQAGRGCGMKGKAGGGARGGRQRSRGMASHGGGNGQHGHMSGSQASQDLGSQPFSQGPLTQGYITMSQPSQMSQPGLSQPELSQDSYLGDEFKSQIDVALSQDSTYQGERAYQHGVTGLSQY from the exons ATGAGTGTTGAGGCGTACGGGCCGAGCTCGCAGACTCTCACGTTCCTGGACACCGAGGAAGCAGACTTGCTTGGAGCAGATACCCAGGGTTCGGAATATGAGTTCACAGATTTTACCCTACCGAGCCAGACTCAAACAGGCCAGACTCAGAGTCAGTTGGACAACCAG GTGAATGGGCCTGATGGAGTTCTGCAGAATGGGGAAGACTCTGTTGTAAAAGCAAGTCAACTCCTTGCAGAGTTGAACTTTGAAGAAGACGAGGAGGACACCTATTATACTAAAGACCTCCCAGTCCATGCATGCAG TTACTGTGGCATTCACGATCCGGCATGCGTGGTGTATTGCAACACCAGCAAGAAGTGGTTTTGCAATGGACGCGGCAATACGTCTGGCAG TCACATTGTGAACCACCTGGTCAGAGCAAAGTCCAAGGAGGTGACTCTGCACAAGGACGGTCCTCTGGGGGAGACGGTGCTGGAGTGCTACAACTGTGGCTGTCGCAACGTCTTCCTCCTGGGGTTCATCCCCGCCAAGGCAGACTCTGTGGTGGTATTGCTTTGCAG GCAGCCATGTGCCAGTCAGAGCAGTCTGAAAGACATCAACTGGGACAGCTCCCAGTGGCAGCCGCTGATCCAGGACCGCTGCTTCCTCTCCTGGCTGGTGAAGATCCCCTCGGAGCAGGAGCAGCTTCGGGCCCGCCAGATCACCGCCCAGCAGATCAATAAGCTGGAGGAGCTCTGGAAG GAAAACCCCACGGCCACTCTGGAGGACCTTGAGAAGCCCGGCGTGGACGAGGAGCCTCAGCACGTGCTGCTGCGCTATGAGGATGCCTACCAGTACCAGAACATATTTGGCCCCCTGGTCAAACTGGAGGCCGACTACGATAAGAAACTCAAAGAGTCCCAG ACCCAAGACAATATAACTGTCAGGTGGGACTTGGGACTCAATAAAAAGCGGATTGCTTATTTCAGCCTTCCCAAGACGGACTCAG ACATGCGCCTGATGCAGGGTGATGAGATTTGCCTGAGGTACAAGGGAGATCTTGCCCCACTCTGGAAGGGTATTGGACATGTCATCAAAGTCCCAGACA ACTATGGCGACGAGATAGCCATCGAGCTGAGGAGCAGTGCTGGGGCTCCTGTGGAAGTACCACATAACTTCCAGGTTGACTTTGTGTGGAAGTCCACCTCTTTTGACAG GATGCAGAGCGCCCTGAAGACCTTTGCCGTGGACGAGACCTCTGTGTCCGGGTACATCTACCACAAGCTGCTGGGTCACGAGGTGGAGGATGTGGTCATCAAGTGTCAGCTGCCCAAACGCTTCACCGCCCAGGGCCTGCCTGACCTCAACCACTCACAG GTGTATGCTGTGAAGACCGTGCTGCAGCGTCCTCTCAGTCTCATCCAGGGCCCCCCTGGCACGGGGAAAACGGTCACCTCTGCCACTGTAGTCTACCACCTGGCCAGACAGGGCAACGG gccagTGCTGGTGTGCGCTCCCAGCAACATCGCGGTGGACCAGCTGACTGAGAAGATCCACATGTCGGGCCTGAAGGTGGTGAGGCTCTGTGCCAAGAGCAGAGAGGCCATCGACTCCCCTGTGTCCTTCCTGGCTCTGCACAACCAGATCCGCAACATGGACAG TATACCAGAGCTTCAGAAGCTGCAGCAGCTGAAGGACGAGACTGGGGAGCTGTCCTCCTCTGATGAGAAGCGCTACAGGGCCCTGAAGCGCACCGCCGAGAGGGAACTACTCACG AATGCTGATGTGATCTGCTGTACCTGTGTGGGAGCAGGGGACCCCCGCCTTGCCAAGATGCAGTTCCGCTCCATCCTCATTGATGAGAGCACGCAGGCCACTGAGCCCGAGTGCATGGTGCCTGTCATACTGGGGGCCAAACAG ctGATTCTGGTGGGAGACCACTGCCAGCTGGGTCCAGTAGTGATGTGTAAGAAGGCAGCCAAAGCGGGCCTGTCCCAGTCCCTGTTTGAGCGTCTGGTGGTGCTGGGCATCAGGCCCATCCGTCTGCAGGTGCAGTACCGTATGCACCCAGCCCTCAGCGCCTTCCCCTCCAACATCTTCTACGAGGGCTCCCTGCAGAACGGAGTCACCGCGG CTGACCGCATCAAGAAAGGCTTTGACTTCCAGTGGCCTCAGCCAGACAAACCCATGTTCTTCTATGTGACCCAGGGCCAGGAGGAAATCGCAAGCTCCGGAACCTCCTATCTAAACAG GACTGAGGCTTCCAACGTGGAGAAGATCACCACCAGGCTGCTCAAGGCCGGGGCCAAGCCTGACCAGATAGGCATCATCACCCCCTACGAGGGCCAGAGGTCCTACCTGGTGCAGTACATGCAGTTCAGTGGCTCTCTCCACACCAAGCTCTACCAG GAGGTGGAGATAGCCAGTGTCGATGCCTTCCAGGGCAGAGAGAAGGACTTCATCATCCTGTCCTGTGTCAGAGCCAACGAGCACCAGGGCATCGGCTTCCTCAACGACCCACGACGTCTCAACGTGGCTCTCACCAGGGCCAG GTATGGGGTTATCATCGTGGGCAACCCCAAGGCCCTGTCCAAGCAGCCTCTGTGGAACCACCTGCTCAACTACTACAAGGAGCAGAAGGTTCTGGTGGAGGGACCCCTCAACAACCTGAGGGAGAGCCTCATGCAGTTCAGCAAGCCTCGCAAGCTGGTCAACGCCGTCAACCCT GGGGGCCGTTTCATGAGCACAGCCATGTATGATGCCAGGGAAGCTCTTATTCCTGGATCTGTGTATGACCGCAGCAGCACTG CACGTACATCCAACATGTACTTCCAGACCCACGACCAGATTGGCATGATTGGCCCAGGCCCCATGGCCTCTTTGAACATCCCCATCCCCTTCAACCTGGTCATGCCCCCCATGCCCCCGCCAGGCTACCTGGGCCAGGTCAACGGCCCCCAAGCAGGCCGTGGCTGCGGTATGAAGGGTAAGGCGGGCGGAGGGGCACGAGGCGGGCGCCAGAGGAGCCGTGGTATGGCGAGCCATGGCGGGGGCAACGGGCAGCACGGCCACATGAGTGGCAGCCAGGCCAGCCAGGACCTGGgctcccagcccttctcccaggGACCCCTGACCCAGGGCTACATCACCATGAGCCAGCCCTCCCAGATGAGCCAGCCTGGCCTGTCCCAACCTGAACTCTCCCAG gACAGCTACCTTGGCGATGAGTTCAAGTCCCAGATTGACGTGGCCCTctcccaagactccacctaccaggGTGAACGAGCCTATCAACATGGTGTGACTGGACTGTCCCAGTACTAG
- the LOC120055806 gene encoding pyroglutamyl-peptidase 1-like translates to MATKSTVIVTGFEPFGDHTINASWVAVQELERLGLAQNVDLHVCEVPVEYQAVQSLLPSLWKQHQPQLVVHVGVSGIATTVTLEKCGRNHGYKRVDNCSFCPDSQCCMEGGPECIDSVIDMDLVCKRVNSSRLGVAVSVSKDAGRYLCDYTYYTSLYLGNGRSAFVHVPPLGKPYNAQDLGRALQAIVGEMLELVGQAEDDDHHHHHCSHQHHQHAH, encoded by the exons ATGGCGACTAAAAGCACGGTAATAGTGACAG GGTTTGAACCTTTTGGAGATCACACCATCAATGCTAGCTGGGTGGCCGTACAG GAACTGGAGAGGTTAGGCTTGGCTCAGAATGTGGATCTGCACGTCTGTGAGGTGCCAGTGGAGTACCAGGCAGTTCAAAGTCTGCTTCCATCTCTATGGAAACAGCACCAGCCACAG TTGGTGGTCCATGTCGGAGTCTCTGGCATAGCCACCACGGTCACCCTGGAGAAATGTGGTCGCAACCACGGCTACAAGCGGGTGGACAACTGCAGCTTCTGTCCAGACTCTCagtgctgtatggaggggggCCCTGAATGCATCGATTCAGTCATAGACATGGACCTGGTATGCAAGAGGGTCAACTCCTCAAGGCTGGGTGTGGCAGTGTCAGTATCAAAGGACGCAGGCCG ATACCTATGTGACTACACCTACTACACGTCACTGTACCTGGGGAATGGCAGGTCAGCGTTTGTGCACGTTCCTCCTCTGGGGAAGCCTTACAATGCCCAGGACCTAGGCAGAGCCTTGCAGGCCATAGTGGGGGAGATGCTGGAGCTTGTGGGTCAAGCTGAGGATgatgaccaccaccaccaccactgcagCCACCAGCACCATCAGCACGCTCACTAA